The genomic segment ATCAACGTCGCCAGGACCGGGTTGCGTTTGTGGGGCATCGCGGAGGAGGCGCCGCGCCCGGCGGCGGCGGGTTCGGTGACCTCGGCCACCTCGGTCCTGGTCAGGCCCTGCACGTCGATGGCGATCTTGCCGAGGGAGCCGGTGGTGAAGGCCAGGGCCGCGGCGAGGTCGGCGAGGGGGGTGCGCAGGGTGTGCCAGGGCAGGACGGGCCGGGCCAGGCCGGTCTCCCCGGCGTACGCGTCGGCCAGCCGGTCCAGCTGGTTGAGCGGGTCGTCGGGTGCGGGGCGGGGGCCGGGCGGAAGGTATCCGGCCAGGGTCCCGGCCGCGCCGCCGAGGCTGAAGGGCAGGTTGCCGTCGAGGAGCCGGTCCACGCGCAGCCGGGCATCGCTGACCAGGTGGCGCCAGCCGGCGGCTTTGAGGCCGAAGGTGGTGGGTGCGGCGTGCAGGGCCAGGGTGCGCCCGGCCATGGGGGTGTCGCGGTGTTCGCGGGCCAGGGCGGTCAGGGCGTCGATGACGCGGGTGAGGTCGCCGCGGATGATCCGCAGGGTGCGGTCGGCGACGAGCATGGCCGCGGTGTCGAGGATGTCCTGACTGGTGGAGCCGTGGTGGACGTACTCGGCCGCGGCGGGGTCCTGCGCGGCGACCAGCGCGGTCAGTGCGTTGACCAGCCCCACGACGGGGTTGGCGCTGAGCCGGGAGCCGCGGGCCAGGGCGGTCAGGTCGAAGCGGTCGGCGTGCGCGACGTCGGTGATGGTCTTCGCCGCTGTCGCGGGCAGGGTGCCGGTGGTGGCCTGGGCGCGGGCGAGGGCGGCTTCGGCGTCGAGCATCGCCTGCAGCCAGGCGGTGTCGCACACCGCGGCCTCGGCGGGAGTGCCCGCCCGGACGGGAGACAGCAACCCCGCATCCAACCCCGGCGGCTCTCCGGGGTCCGCCGCCGCCACGGGCGCCACCTGCCCCGACCCTACGACCAACGCCGCCGCAGGCGCTGCTGCGGACACGGCCCCGGCCACCACCCCGGACGCCGCCCCCGATCCGGGCGCGGCCTTGCGGCCGTCTGCCGTGCTCGGCGCGGCACCCGCCGCGGCTGCCGTTGCCGGCACCGCCCCGTTGCGGCCACTGCTCCGGACGCCGCCCCGATCCGGGCGCGGCCTTGCGGCCGTCTGCCGTGCTCGGCGCGGCACCCGGCGCGGCTGCCGTCCCGGATGCGGGTTGCGGGGTGTCCGGCCCGGTGGGCGCCGCCGGTGGTCGAGGGTGCGGGTGCCGGGTCATGTCGTCACCTCGGTGAGCCGTCCGTCCGCGGGAGTGCTCTCGGTGAGCTGTCCCTCCGCAGGAGCATGGTCGGTGCGCCGTCCGTTCGCGGAGGCGTGGTCGCTGAGCCGTCCCTCCGCGGGAGCGCCGTCGCTGAGCCGGCCGTTCGCGGGAGCGTGGTCGGTGCGCCGTCCCTCCGCGGGAGCGTGTTCGGTGAGTTGGCCGTCCGCAGGAGCGTGGTTGGTGCGCCGTCCGTTCGCGGGAGCGTGGTCGGGCAGCGGGTCGTGGTCGTGGGTGTGGGGGCGGGCCGGGGACAGGGCCAGCACGGCGCGGGCGACGGCGTCGGAGTCGCCGAGGGTGACGGAGTTGACGCCGGGGCGCACGCCCGCGGCGGTGGCCCAGTGGACGGCTTCGGTGGGCACGCCGAACGCGAAGCGCCGCGGATGCGGGCGGCCTTGGGCGTCGACGAGCCGGTAGGGGCGGCGGGTGACGTCCAGGCCGCCGGTTTCGTAGAGGCGCCCGCAGGCGGCGGGGATGCGGAAGGGCCGGCACTGTCCGGTGGCCAGCAGGTGCCGCAGCAACGGGTCGGCGGTGTGGCGCAGGTCGGGTTCCGGGAGGCGGGCCTCGATCAGGGCGGTGGCCCGGTGGACGGCGCCGGGCACGGCGGGGGAGTGGGCGAGGAACGCGGGCCCGGTGGGGTCGAGGGTGACGCGGATGTTGCTGCCGACGATGTCGAGGACGCCGGCGTCGATCAGGGCGGTCATCTCCTCGATGCGGGAGACGGGCGGCCCGATCGACACAAACGCGTTGAGGCCGGTGTACCAGCCGTCGAGTTCGTCGCGGTGGGAGTCGCCGTCCAGGCCGGCGTGGTCCACCACGAGCCGGATCTCGTTGCGCAGGTCACGCAGCACGTCCAGCGCCGCCTTGTGCGGGTCGCGCACGTTGCCGGCCCGCGCCCGGCGGATGTCGTCGGCCAGGTGGGCCAACAGGCGCTCGCGGAACGCGGCGGGGCCGCTGAAGGTGTCGGTGCCGAAGGGGTGGGCGATGCTCTCCCAGCTCCAGCGGTCGCGGGGTGCGACGGCGAACCGGTCCAGGACCGCGCAGCGCTCGGGTCCGTCGGCGGCCCGCAGGTAGGCGGTGACCAGGCCGGCGGCGTGCGCGGTGCGGCCCTGGGCGCGAAGGAGCGTCTCGTAGTAGACGCTCTCCACCTCCTGGGCGATCAGCGGCCACAGGCTCGCGAGGAACTCCAGCCGGTCCTCGTGCTGGTGACGCCACGTCAGCTCCCCGATCCTGTGCGGGGTCAGCAGCCGGGGGGTGTGGCGGCCGGTGACACCTTTCTGGTTCTGGCCGCGCGCGTGGTAGGGCACGCCGCGGCGCGAGCCCGCGATCAGGTGCGGTTCGCGGCCGGAGGGCCGGTAGCGCAGGTGGGTGCGGTGGTCTTCGAAGACCCCGCCGCGGCCGGTGGTCAGCAGCGCCATGTAATCGAAGAAGTTCAGCCCCAGACCGCGCAGCAGCACCGGCTGACCGGGGGCCAGCACGGACAGGTCGACGTCGGCGGGGTTGGCCGGCGCCAGGTGCGTCAGCCGCAGCTGCTCCGCCTGCCGGGCGATGGCCTCGGTTCGCGTGGAGCGCAGATGGCCGAGGGTCAGCACGACCGCGTCGCAGTGCGGCAGGCGGGTGCCGTCGGCCAGCGTCAGCTGCTGCAGACCGCCGTGCTCGCCGCCGACGTCGTCCAGGGCCACCGCGCGCGAGCGGTGCACGGTCACGCTCAGGTGCGCGGGCGCGGCGGCCACCACCCGGCGGAACGCGTCCTCGAGGTAGCACCCGTACAGGGCGCGGGTGGGGTAGGAGTCGGCGCCCAGGGCGCGGGCCTCGGCCAGCGTGCGGTCGTCGTACCCGCCCTGGATCTCCTGCAGGCGGTCCAGGGCGGCCAGGCGGCGGGCCCAGTCCAGGAGGCTGGGGCCGGTGGTGACCGGCCCGGCCATCTCCACGGAGTCGTCGGTGTAGAGGGTGACCTGCGAGGCGACGGTGTTCATCAGCAGGTCACGGGGCTGGTCGGTGCGCCAGACCTGGCCGGCGCCGGGCCGGGCCGGGTCGACGACGTGCACGCTCAGCGCCGTCTTCGCGGCCGATGCCCGCTCGTTGGCGCACAGCCGTTCCAGTACGGACAGGCCGCGTGGTCCGGCGCCGACCACGCAGACGGTGAACCGGTGCGCGCTCATGAGGCATCCCCGCGGACGGTGAACGGGGTCGCGCTCACGGGGGCATCCACCCGGACGGTGAACCGGTGCGCGCTCACGGCGCCGACCCCGCGGACGGTGAACCGGTGCGCGTTTACGGGGCATCCCCGCGGACGGTGAACCGGTGCGCGCTCATGAGGCATCCCGCGGACGGTGAACGGGGTCGCGTTCATGGGGGTATCCACCCGGACGGTGAACGGGGTCGCGCTCACGGGGGCATCACCCGGACGGTGAACCGGTGCGGGCTCACGGGGGTATCCACGCGGACGGTGAACTGGGTCGCGCTCACGGGGCGTCCTCCCTTCGGGCCGGGCGCGGTCCGGGGCGGGGCGGGCTTGCCCCCGGCCCCGGACCGCGGGGGATCACTTCTCGAGGCAGAACTCGTTGATGGGGTAGCCGACATGGCGGTCCTGCAGCGGCAGGTAGCCCAGTACCTTGTCGCCGGGCTTGAGTTCGGTGCTGTTCAGGACGGTGCCGCCGGGGCCCAGGACCCGCACGTGCCAGTCGTCCTGCAGGATCAGGTTGGCCGTGCGGCCGTCGGGTGCGACGGCGTCGACGGACAGCAGCGGGCGTGTCTCGATCTTGACGCGGCCCACGGTCACCAGCCGGGTCCTGCCGTGGATGTCGACGGCGGTGACCTTGCTGCCGGCCTTCAGCTCGCTGAGGTAGCTGGTGCGTTCGTCGGCGGCCAGCGTGTAGGAGTGGATGGCGCCGGCGTTGACGCGGAACGGGCGGGTGGGCATGTAGGGCAGCGGGTGCGTCTCGCTGAC from the Streptomyces sp. RKAG293 genome contains:
- a CDS encoding FAD/NAD(P)-binding domain-containing protein is translated as MSAHRFTVCVVGAGPRGLSVLERLCANERASAAKTALSVHVVDPARPGAGQVWRTDQPRDLLMNTVASQVTLYTDDSVEMAGPVTTGPSLLDWARRLAALDRLQEIQGGYDDRTLAEARALGADSYPTRALYGCYLEDAFRRVVAAAPAHLSVTVHRSRAVALDDVGGEHGGLQQLTLADGTRLPHCDAVVLTLGHLRSTRTEAIARQAEQLRLTHLAPANPADVDLSVLAPGQPVLLRGLGLNFFDYMALLTTGRGGVFEDHRTHLRYRPSGREPHLIAGSRRGVPYHARGQNQKGVTGRHTPRLLTPHRIGELTWRHQHEDRLEFLASLWPLIAQEVESVYYETLLRAQGRTAHAAGLVTAYLRAADGPERCAVLDRFAVAPRDRWSWESIAHPFGTDTFSGPAAFRERLLAHLADDIRRARAGNVRDPHKAALDVLRDLRNEIRLVVDHAGLDGDSHRDELDGWYTGLNAFVSIGPPVSRIEEMTALIDAGVLDIVGSNIRVTLDPTGPAFLAHSPAVPGAVHRATALIEARLPEPDLRHTADPLLRHLLATGQCRPFRIPAACGRLYETGGLDVTRRPYRLVDAQGRPHPRRFAFGVPTEAVHWATAAGVRPGVNSVTLGDSDAVARAVLALSPARPHTHDHDPLPDHAPANGRRTNHAPADGQLTEHAPAEGRRTDHAPANGRLSDGAPAEGRLSDHASANGRRTDHAPAEGQLTESTPADGRLTEVTT
- the pcaB gene encoding 3-carboxy-cis,cis-muconate cycloisomerase, with translation MLSPVRAGTPAEAAVCDTAWLQAMLDAEAALARAQATTGTLPATAAKTITDVAHADRFDLTALARGSRLSANPVVGLVNALTALVAAQDPAAAEYVHHGSTSQDILDTAAMLVADRTLRIIRGDLTRVIDALTALAREHRDTPMAGRTLALHAAPTTFGLKAAGWRHLVSDARLRVDRLLDGNLPFSLGGAAGTLAGYLPPGPRPAPDDPLNQLDRLADAYAGETGLARPVLPWHTLRTPLADLAAALAFTTGSLGKIAIDVQGLTRTEVAEVTEPAAAGRGASSAMPHKRNPVLATLIRSAALQVPVIAAGLTQCLVSEDERSAGAWHAEWALLRECLRLAGGAAHTAAELTAGLVVDPARMHTNLHLTGGRIVSERLTRTLAPHLGARTAKDLITRACHTAESTGTPLGAILAGAPELHGLLDAADLADLLDPTTYTGAAAALVDAALTTPPPRPVTGPTP